From the Amycolatopsis thermoflava N1165 genome, one window contains:
- the sucB gene encoding 2-oxoglutarate dehydrogenase, E2 component, dihydrolipoamide succinyltransferase, producing MAFSVTLPELGESVTEGTVTRWLKQEGDTVAVDEPLLEISTDKVDTEVPSPVAGTLQKIVAQEDETVEVGGELAVIDDGSGGGSAPAQEQAPAQQAQPEPEPEPEPEQSAPQQQSAPEAQPAPSGSAQGTPVTLPELGESVTEGTVTRWLKSVGDTVEVDEPLLEISTDKVDTEVPSPIAGTLLEISVGEDETVEVGGTLAIIGDASAAPAEQQEQPKAPEPKAEPKPEPKPEPTPAAQAPAPQQAPQQPAPQQPAPQQPAPQPQAAPAASDGNGSGPYVTPLVRKLATEHGIDLASVTGSGVGGRIRKQDVLAAAEAKQKQSAPAAQAPAAQAPAAAPSAPAAKAPAAPSPELAALRGTTQKASRIRQVIAQRTRESLQTSAQLTQVFEVDVTKIARLRQQAKAAFQEREGVKLTFLPFFAKATVEALKQHPNINAYLDEEKKEITYFGEEHLAVAVDTEKGLISPVIHKAGELNLAGLARAIADVAARTRANKIKPDELSGGTFTVTNLGSNGALFDTPIINQPQSGILGVGAVVKRPVVVTDADGQDTIAIRSMAYLALTYDHRLIDGADAGRFLTTIKNRLEEGHFEDELGL from the coding sequence ATGGCCTTCTCCGTCACACTGCCGGAGCTCGGGGAGAGCGTTACCGAGGGCACCGTCACCCGCTGGCTCAAGCAGGAGGGTGACACGGTCGCGGTCGACGAGCCGTTGCTGGAGATCTCGACCGACAAGGTCGACACCGAGGTCCCGTCGCCGGTCGCAGGCACGCTGCAGAAGATCGTCGCCCAGGAGGACGAGACCGTCGAGGTCGGCGGCGAGCTCGCCGTGATCGACGACGGTTCCGGCGGCGGTTCCGCCCCCGCGCAGGAGCAGGCGCCCGCGCAGCAGGCCCAGCCCGAGCCGGAGCCCGAGCCCGAGCCGGAGCAGTCCGCGCCGCAGCAGCAGTCCGCCCCGGAGGCGCAGCCCGCGCCGAGCGGTTCCGCTCAGGGCACGCCGGTCACGCTGCCCGAGCTGGGCGAGAGCGTCACCGAGGGCACCGTCACCCGCTGGCTGAAGTCGGTCGGCGACACGGTCGAGGTGGACGAGCCGCTGCTGGAGATCTCGACCGACAAGGTCGACACCGAGGTCCCGTCGCCAATCGCGGGCACGCTGCTGGAGATCAGCGTCGGTGAGGACGAGACCGTCGAGGTCGGCGGCACGCTCGCCATCATCGGCGACGCGAGCGCCGCGCCCGCCGAGCAGCAGGAGCAGCCGAAGGCGCCGGAGCCCAAGGCCGAGCCGAAGCCGGAACCGAAGCCCGAGCCCACCCCGGCCGCGCAGGCGCCCGCTCCGCAGCAGGCTCCCCAGCAGCCGGCCCCCCAGCAGCCCGCGCCGCAGCAGCCGGCTCCGCAGCCGCAGGCCGCCCCGGCCGCGAGCGACGGCAACGGCAGCGGCCCGTACGTCACTCCGCTGGTGCGCAAGCTCGCCACCGAGCACGGCATCGACCTGGCGTCGGTGACCGGCAGTGGTGTCGGCGGCCGCATCCGCAAGCAGGACGTGCTGGCGGCGGCCGAGGCGAAGCAGAAGCAGAGCGCTCCGGCCGCCCAGGCGCCCGCCGCGCAGGCCCCGGCCGCCGCGCCGAGCGCCCCCGCCGCCAAGGCCCCGGCTGCCCCGTCGCCGGAGCTGGCCGCACTGCGTGGCACCACGCAGAAGGCGAGCCGGATCCGCCAGGTCATCGCGCAGCGCACCCGCGAGTCGCTGCAGACCTCGGCGCAGCTCACCCAGGTGTTCGAGGTGGACGTCACCAAGATCGCCCGGCTGCGTCAGCAGGCGAAGGCCGCCTTCCAGGAGCGGGAGGGCGTGAAGCTCACCTTCCTGCCGTTCTTCGCGAAGGCGACGGTCGAGGCGCTCAAGCAGCACCCGAACATCAACGCCTACCTGGACGAGGAGAAGAAGGAGATCACCTACTTCGGCGAGGAGCACCTCGCCGTCGCGGTGGACACCGAGAAGGGCCTGATCTCCCCGGTCATCCACAAGGCTGGCGAGCTGAACCTGGCGGGCCTGGCCCGGGCGATCGCGGACGTCGCGGCCCGCACCCGCGCGAACAAGATCAAGCCGGACGAGCTGTCGGGCGGCACCTTCACGGTGACCAACCTGGGCAGCAACGGCGCCCTGTTCGACACGCCGATCATCAACCAGCCGCAGTCCGGGATCCTGGGCGTCGGCGCGGTGGTGAAGCGGCCGGTCGTGGTCACCGACGCGGACGGGCAGGACACCATCGCCATCCGGTCGATGGCCTACCTGGCCCTGACCTACGACCACCGCCTGATCGACGGCGCGGACGCGGGCCGGTTCCTGACCACGATCAAGAACCGCCTGGAAGAGGGCCACTTCGAGGACGAGCTGGGTCTGTAG
- a CDS encoding serine hydrolase has product MLSRRTLLGSAALAGVATLAVPATAVADTSTPQGWFDWIARHRDRVGALAVDADGRRVAHRPHAPQILASTIKVVHLAAYATAVERGLDPDEPVRLGDWEAFYPFGGDGGAHLFALQELGIPHTDRGNALAPDATVPLDRLARAMIVFSDNSAADYLRHRLGDQALTAAAARGGWLRPDLRSFCGEVLLLLFPEFLPRSPALRPGAGDRLARRFATEPAFRDEVLARFQTPPGAEAQVAWTRGHGRGSAAGLFAMHRALAAGRFGETVVRRHLEEPFAALVPPGAAAVAFKGGSLPRVLATGMTVRWPDGRAASLALLLDDVADADFANQGPFLRAGLAALSTREGFDGLVRALRG; this is encoded by the coding sequence GTGCTTTCCCGGCGCACTCTGCTCGGCTCCGCGGCGCTCGCCGGCGTGGCCACGCTCGCCGTGCCCGCGACCGCGGTCGCCGACACGTCCACCCCGCAGGGCTGGTTCGACTGGATCGCCCGGCACCGCGACCGGGTCGGCGCGCTGGCCGTGGACGCCGACGGACGCCGGGTGGCGCACCGGCCGCACGCCCCGCAGATCCTGGCGTCCACGATCAAGGTCGTGCACCTCGCCGCCTACGCCACCGCGGTCGAGCGCGGTCTGGACCCGGACGAGCCGGTGCGGCTCGGCGACTGGGAGGCGTTCTACCCGTTCGGCGGCGACGGCGGCGCGCACCTGTTCGCGCTCCAGGAACTCGGCATCCCGCACACCGACCGGGGCAACGCGCTCGCCCCGGACGCGACGGTCCCGCTGGATCGGCTGGCGCGCGCGATGATCGTCTTCAGCGACAACTCCGCGGCCGACTACCTGCGCCACCGCCTCGGCGACCAGGCCCTGACCGCGGCGGCCGCCCGCGGCGGCTGGCTCCGGCCCGACCTCCGGTCGTTCTGCGGCGAGGTGCTCCTGCTGCTGTTCCCCGAGTTCCTCCCGCGCTCCCCCGCGCTGCGGCCCGGCGCGGGCGACCGGCTGGCGCGCCGGTTCGCCACCGAGCCGGCGTTCCGGGACGAGGTGCTCGCCCGCTTCCAGACCCCGCCGGGCGCCGAGGCCCAGGTGGCCTGGACGCGCGGGCACGGGCGTGGGAGCGCGGCCGGGCTGTTCGCGATGCACCGGGCGCTCGCGGCCGGCCGCTTCGGCGAGACCGTCGTGCGGCGCCACCTGGAAGAGCCGTTCGCCGCGCTCGTCCCGCCCGGCGCCGCCGCGGTCGCGTTCAAGGGCGGCAGCCTGCCGCGAGTGCTGGCCACCGGGATGACCGTGCGGTGGCCGGACGGACGCGCCGCGAGCCTCGCGCTCCTGCTCGACGACGTGGCCGACGCGGATTTCGCCAACCAGGGGCCGTTCCTGCGCGCCGGGCTCGCCGCACTGTCCACGCGGGAGGGTTTCGACGGGCTCGTGCGGGCGCTGCGCGGCTGA
- the lpdA gene encoding dihydrolipoyl dehydrogenase: protein MSDAGADLVILGGGSGGYAAAFRAAELGQSVILIEKDKLGGTCLHRGCIPTKALLHAAEVADTAREGEQFGVKTTLEGVDIAGVHKYKDGVISRLYKGLQGLAKAHKVTVVEGTGTFVGGTTVEVDGTRYTGKNLVLATGSYSKTLPGLELGGRIIASDEALTLDWIPEKVVVLGGGVIGVEFASVWASFGVDVTIVEALPRLVPAEDEFASKQLERAFRRRKINFKTGVKFTGAKQDDNGVTVSLESGETLEADLLLVAVGRGPNTAGHGYEEAGVRMERGFVITDERLRTNLPNVYAVGDIVPGLQLAHRGFAQGIFVAEEIAGLEPKAIDEAGIPRVTYSHPEVASVGLSEAAAKERYGSDVQTFTYDLAGNGKSQILKTSGAIKVIKAPDGPVVGLHLVGDRVGELIGEAQLIYNWEAFPEDVAPLIHAHPTQTEALGEAHLALAGKPLHVHS, encoded by the coding sequence GTGAGCGACGCTGGCGCCGACCTGGTGATCCTCGGTGGCGGATCCGGCGGCTACGCCGCGGCCTTCCGCGCCGCGGAGCTGGGCCAGTCCGTCATCCTGATCGAGAAGGACAAGCTGGGCGGGACGTGCCTGCATCGCGGCTGCATCCCGACCAAGGCCCTGCTCCACGCGGCCGAAGTCGCCGACACCGCCCGCGAGGGCGAGCAGTTCGGCGTGAAGACCACCCTGGAGGGCGTCGACATCGCCGGCGTCCACAAGTACAAGGACGGCGTCATCAGCCGCCTCTACAAGGGGCTGCAGGGCCTGGCCAAGGCCCACAAGGTGACCGTCGTCGAGGGCACCGGCACGTTCGTCGGCGGCACCACGGTCGAGGTCGACGGCACCCGGTACACGGGCAAGAACCTGGTCCTGGCCACCGGCTCGTACTCGAAGACCCTGCCGGGCCTGGAGCTGGGCGGCCGGATCATCGCCAGCGACGAGGCGCTGACCCTGGACTGGATCCCGGAGAAGGTCGTCGTGCTCGGCGGCGGCGTCATCGGCGTCGAGTTCGCCAGCGTGTGGGCCTCCTTCGGCGTGGACGTGACGATCGTCGAGGCGCTGCCGCGGCTGGTCCCGGCCGAGGACGAGTTCGCCAGCAAGCAGCTCGAGCGGGCGTTCCGCCGTCGCAAGATCAACTTCAAGACCGGCGTGAAGTTCACCGGCGCCAAGCAGGACGACAACGGCGTGACCGTGTCCCTGGAGTCCGGTGAGACGCTGGAGGCCGACCTGCTGCTGGTCGCCGTCGGCCGCGGCCCCAACACCGCGGGCCACGGCTACGAGGAGGCCGGCGTCCGGATGGAGCGCGGGTTCGTCATCACCGACGAGCGCCTGCGCACCAACCTGCCGAACGTCTACGCCGTCGGCGACATCGTCCCCGGCCTGCAGCTCGCGCACCGCGGCTTCGCCCAGGGCATCTTCGTCGCCGAGGAGATCGCCGGCCTGGAGCCGAAGGCGATCGACGAGGCCGGCATCCCGCGCGTCACCTACAGCCACCCCGAGGTCGCTTCCGTCGGCCTGAGCGAGGCGGCTGCCAAGGAGCGCTACGGCTCGGACGTGCAGACCTTCACGTACGACCTGGCCGGCAACGGCAAGAGCCAGATCCTCAAGACTTCCGGCGCGATCAAGGTGATCAAGGCGCCGGACGGGCCGGTCGTCGGCCTGCACCTGGTCGGGGACCGGGTCGGCGAACTGATCGGCGAAGCCCAGCTGATCTACAACTGGGAGGCCTTCCCGGAGGACGTCGCTCCGCTGATCCACGCCCACCCGACCCAGACCGAGGCCCTCGGCGAAGCACACCTTGCCCTGGCCGGCAAGCCACTGCACGTGCACAGCTGA
- a CDS encoding NAD(P)-dependent alcohol dehydrogenase: protein MRTTTGWHAVAGTLRQAPVQRRELRPDDLAVRVDYCGVCHTDLHAVRAGDTPLVPGHEFTGVVTATGSAVTDFAAGDAVAVGNIVDSCGTCAMCLAGQENFCHDFPTLTYGGTDRHDGSTTLGGYSREYVVRDRFAYPLPAGLGPAGAAPLMCAGITVWEPLHSLGAGPGTRVAVAGLGGLGHLAVKFAVALGAETTVISRSADKAGDARRLGAADLLDSTDPARMADARGRFDILIDTISAPHDLGAYLRLVALDGTLSHLGHLGPVTVETLDLLVGRKKLSSAGSGGRPATAAMLAFCAAHGITADVEVLPSAGVNDALERLARGDVRYRFVLDLSDLD, encoded by the coding sequence ATGCGGACGACGACGGGATGGCATGCGGTCGCGGGGACGCTACGACAGGCGCCCGTCCAGCGGCGGGAGCTGCGGCCCGACGACCTGGCGGTCCGGGTCGACTACTGCGGCGTCTGCCACACCGACCTGCACGCGGTGCGGGCAGGCGACACTCCACTCGTGCCCGGCCACGAGTTCACCGGCGTGGTCACCGCCACGGGATCCGCGGTGACCGACTTCGCCGCCGGGGACGCGGTCGCCGTCGGCAACATCGTGGACTCCTGCGGGACCTGCGCCATGTGCCTCGCGGGGCAGGAGAACTTCTGCCACGACTTCCCCACCCTCACCTACGGCGGCACCGACCGCCACGACGGCTCCACGACATTGGGCGGCTACTCACGGGAGTACGTCGTCCGCGACCGGTTCGCCTACCCGCTCCCGGCAGGCCTCGGCCCCGCGGGCGCCGCACCACTGATGTGCGCCGGGATCACCGTGTGGGAACCGCTGCACAGCCTGGGCGCCGGGCCGGGCACCCGGGTCGCCGTGGCCGGGCTGGGCGGGCTGGGTCACCTCGCGGTCAAGTTCGCGGTGGCGCTCGGCGCCGAGACCACGGTGATCAGCCGGTCGGCGGACAAGGCGGGTGACGCGCGCCGGCTCGGCGCGGCCGACCTGCTCGACTCGACGGACCCGGCTCGCATGGCGGACGCGCGGGGGCGGTTCGACATCCTGATCGACACCATCTCCGCGCCCCACGACCTGGGCGCCTACCTGCGCCTCGTGGCGCTGGACGGCACGCTCAGCCACCTCGGGCACCTGGGGCCGGTCACGGTGGAGACCCTCGACCTGCTGGTCGGGCGCAAGAAGCTCAGCTCGGCGGGCAGCGGTGGCAGGCCCGCGACCGCCGCCATGCTCGCCTTCTGCGCCGCCCACGGGATCACCGCCGACGTCGAGGTGCTCCCCTCGGCCGGGGTGAACGACGCGCTGGAGCGGCTGGCCCGGGGCGACGTCCGCTACCGCTTCGTCCTCGATCTGTCCGACCTGGACTGA
- a CDS encoding leucyl aminopeptidase — MTVPKFALIENTGAALGKSRAEVVVVGTLQGDKAVTLAPGAEAVDEAFDGSLAELLATVGASGKAEEVVKLPTLGKLPAAVVLAVGLGRADGDGTVTAEQVRRAAGAAGRALAGTARAVSTLSAVDLQAAVEGTALGAYKFTEYKSEPGDAPVAAVDFATPADGTKRAHTATLKAATAIAEAVIIARDLINTPPNDLFPASFAERARKLAEANDLDFEVLDEKQLKRKGFGGILGVGGGSSRPPRLVRVSYKGPKAAKKVALVGKGITFDSGGISIKPAANMDHMTSDMSGAAAVLASVVLAAKLKYPLEVTANIPLAENLPSGTSYRPGDVLSMYGGKTVEVLNTDAEGRLVLADAIVRAAEDDPDYLIETSTLTGAQMVALGNRTAGIMGSDEFRDRVAAIAQATGEGGWPMPLPEELRGDLDSRLADLANVTGHRWGGMLAAGIFLREFVAEGLPWAHIDIAGPSFNTGAPWGYTGKGGTGVPVRTIAAVLADIADQG; from the coding sequence GTGACCGTGCCGAAGTTTGCCCTGATCGAGAACACCGGCGCCGCGCTCGGCAAGAGCCGGGCCGAGGTCGTCGTGGTCGGGACGCTCCAGGGCGACAAGGCCGTGACGCTGGCGCCGGGCGCGGAGGCCGTCGACGAGGCCTTCGACGGCTCGCTGGCCGAGCTGCTGGCCACCGTGGGCGCCTCCGGCAAGGCCGAGGAGGTCGTGAAGCTGCCCACGCTTGGCAAGCTGCCCGCCGCGGTCGTGCTGGCGGTCGGCCTCGGCCGCGCCGACGGGGACGGCACCGTGACGGCCGAGCAGGTGCGCCGCGCCGCGGGGGCCGCCGGGCGCGCGCTGGCCGGCACCGCGCGGGCCGTGTCCACGCTGTCCGCTGTGGACCTGCAGGCCGCGGTGGAGGGCACCGCGCTGGGCGCCTACAAGTTCACCGAGTACAAGTCCGAGCCGGGTGACGCGCCGGTCGCGGCGGTCGACTTCGCCACGCCGGCCGACGGCACCAAGCGCGCGCACACCGCGACGCTGAAGGCCGCGACCGCGATCGCCGAGGCCGTGATCATCGCCCGCGACCTGATCAACACCCCGCCCAACGACCTGTTCCCGGCCTCCTTCGCCGAGCGCGCCCGCAAGCTCGCCGAGGCCAACGACCTCGACTTCGAGGTGCTCGACGAGAAGCAGCTCAAGCGCAAGGGCTTTGGCGGGATCCTCGGCGTCGGCGGCGGCTCGTCCCGCCCGCCGCGCCTGGTCCGCGTGTCCTACAAGGGCCCGAAGGCGGCCAAGAAGGTCGCTCTGGTCGGCAAGGGCATCACGTTCGACTCGGGCGGCATCTCGATCAAGCCCGCCGCGAACATGGACCACATGACCTCGGACATGTCCGGGGCCGCCGCGGTGCTCGCCTCGGTCGTGCTCGCGGCCAAGCTCAAGTACCCGCTCGAGGTCACCGCCAACATCCCGCTCGCGGAGAACCTGCCGTCGGGCACCTCCTACCGGCCGGGCGACGTGCTGAGCATGTACGGCGGCAAGACCGTCGAGGTGCTCAACACCGACGCCGAGGGCCGCCTGGTGCTGGCCGACGCGATCGTGCGCGCCGCCGAGGACGACCCGGACTACCTGATCGAGACCTCGACCCTGACCGGCGCGCAGATGGTGGCGCTGGGCAACCGCACCGCCGGGATCATGGGCTCGGACGAGTTCCGTGACCGGGTGGCGGCGATCGCGCAGGCGACCGGCGAGGGCGGCTGGCCGATGCCGCTGCCCGAGGAGCTGCGCGGCGACCTGGACTCGCGGCTGGCCGACCTGGCGAACGTGACCGGGCACCGCTGGGGCGGGATGCTCGCGGCGGGCATCTTCCTGCGCGAGTTCGTCGCCGAGGGCCTGCCGTGGGCGCACATCGACATCGCTGGCCCGTCGTTCAACACCGGCGCGCCGTGGGGCTACACCGGCAAGGGCGGCACCGGCGTCCCGGTCCGCACCATCGCCGCCGTGCTGGCGGACATCGCCGACCAGGGCTAG
- a CDS encoding TIGR01777 family oxidoreductase: protein MRVLIAGSSGLLGSALVATLRDSGHDVRRLVRRPARAADEHSWDPPAGRIDDRAFEDVTTVVNLCGSPMGLRWSAARKQMIRDSRIEPTEVLAEAVAEYRIPTLVNASGIGYYGDTGDTVVTETAPRGQGFLAELCEAWEAAAAPATEAGSRVVNLRTGLVLSKEGLLGPLKPLFWLGLGGKLGDGKQYMPWISLRDHVSAMRFLIEHETLSGPVNVCNPEPATNAEFTRAMGHVLRRPAPWWAPGFALRAALGEVADEMALISQRAVPAVLEKAGFTFVHTDLEGALAVAL, encoded by the coding sequence ATGCGAGTACTGATCGCCGGATCCAGCGGGCTACTCGGCTCGGCGCTCGTCGCCACGCTGCGCGACTCGGGGCACGACGTGCGCCGGCTGGTACGGCGTCCGGCCAGGGCCGCCGACGAGCACTCGTGGGACCCGCCCGCGGGCCGGATCGACGACCGCGCGTTCGAAGACGTCACCACCGTCGTCAACCTGTGCGGCTCGCCGATGGGGCTGCGGTGGAGCGCGGCCCGCAAGCAGATGATCCGCGACAGCCGGATCGAGCCCACCGAGGTGCTGGCCGAGGCCGTCGCGGAGTACCGCATCCCGACCCTCGTCAACGCCTCCGGGATCGGCTACTACGGCGACACCGGCGACACCGTGGTGACCGAGACCGCGCCACGGGGTCAGGGGTTCCTGGCCGAGCTGTGCGAGGCGTGGGAGGCGGCGGCCGCGCCTGCGACGGAGGCGGGCTCGCGCGTGGTGAACCTGCGCACCGGTCTGGTGCTGTCCAAGGAGGGCCTGCTCGGGCCGCTCAAGCCGCTGTTCTGGCTCGGCCTCGGCGGCAAGCTGGGTGACGGCAAGCAGTACATGCCGTGGATCAGCCTGCGCGACCACGTGTCCGCGATGCGGTTCCTGATCGAGCACGAGACGCTGTCCGGCCCGGTGAACGTGTGCAACCCGGAGCCGGCGACCAACGCCGAGTTCACCCGCGCGATGGGGCACGTGCTGCGGCGGCCCGCCCCGTGGTGGGCGCCCGGGTTCGCGTTGCGGGCGGCGCTCGGCGAGGTGGCCGACGAGATGGCGCTGATCTCGCAGCGGGCGGTGCCTGCGGTGCTGGAGAAGGCCGGGTTCACGTTCGTGCACACCGACCTCGAGGGCGCATTGGCGGTCGCCCTTTGA
- a CDS encoding TetR family transcriptional regulator, whose protein sequence is MSDLPATARGAATRQRILEEATREFAEHGIAGARVERIVAAARTNKAQLYGYFGSKEGLFDAIFSASLERIVNVVPIDAGDLADWAVRLYDEYLRRPDLIRLATWARLERRPAGHLVEDADRLDDHKLRAIAEAQAAGKVVPGDPFDIMALVIALSMAWSPVSNVYAATAEEPGEVHDRRRALLREAVRRAVTPD, encoded by the coding sequence ATGTCCGATCTGCCCGCCACCGCCCGCGGCGCCGCGACCCGTCAGCGCATCCTGGAGGAGGCGACCCGCGAGTTCGCCGAACACGGGATCGCCGGTGCCCGCGTCGAGCGCATCGTGGCCGCGGCGCGCACCAACAAGGCGCAGCTTTACGGCTACTTCGGCAGCAAGGAAGGGCTGTTCGACGCGATCTTCTCCGCCTCACTGGAACGGATCGTGAACGTCGTGCCCATCGACGCGGGCGACCTGGCGGACTGGGCGGTGCGGCTCTACGACGAGTACCTCCGCCGGCCCGACCTCATCCGGCTCGCCACCTGGGCGCGGCTGGAGCGCAGGCCCGCCGGGCACCTCGTCGAGGACGCAGACCGCCTCGACGACCACAAGCTGCGCGCGATCGCCGAGGCGCAGGCCGCGGGCAAGGTGGTGCCCGGGGACCCGTTCGACATCATGGCGCTGGTGATCGCCCTGTCGATGGCGTGGTCCCCGGTGAGCAACGTCTACGCCGCGACGGCCGAGGAGCCCGGCGAGGTCCACGACCGCCGCCGGGCGCTCCTCCGCGAAGCGGTTCGCCGCGCCGTGACGCCGGACTAG
- a CDS encoding branched-chain amino acid aminotransferase, which yields MTTTLPFTRTPHPSPASAERVAEVLAKPGFGTFFTDHMVTIKYSKDRGWYDANVGPYEPVTLDPATSVLHYAQAIFEGLKAYRQPDGSVAAFRPDANAARFRKSAARIAMPELPEELFLGSLQELIAADERWVPSNPGDTLYLRPFMISTSVGLGVNAPASEYLYLVIASPAGSYFTGGIKPVSVWLSTEYVRAAPGGTGAAKFAGNYAASFVAQSQAVEKGCDQVVWLDAVERRFVEEMGGMNLFFVFGSGSDARIVTPELSGSLLPGVTRDSLLKLAADHGLGIEERRISTDEWEKAAASGELTEVFACGTAAVITPVGRVKHAGGEFTIAGGEPGEVTMKLRAELTGIQEGTRPDPHGWMHKLS from the coding sequence ATGACGACCACGTTGCCCTTCACCCGTACCCCGCACCCGTCTCCCGCTTCCGCGGAGCGTGTAGCCGAGGTACTGGCGAAGCCGGGCTTCGGGACGTTCTTCACCGACCACATGGTCACGATCAAGTACAGCAAGGACCGCGGCTGGTACGACGCGAACGTCGGCCCTTACGAGCCGGTCACGCTCGACCCCGCCACCTCCGTGCTGCACTACGCGCAGGCGATCTTCGAGGGCCTCAAGGCCTACCGCCAGCCGGACGGGTCGGTCGCGGCCTTCCGTCCGGACGCCAACGCGGCCCGGTTCCGCAAGTCGGCGGCCCGAATCGCGATGCCGGAGCTGCCCGAGGAGCTGTTCCTCGGCTCGTTGCAGGAGCTGATCGCGGCCGACGAGCGGTGGGTGCCCAGCAACCCGGGCGACACGCTGTACCTGCGCCCGTTCATGATCTCCACCTCGGTGGGGCTCGGCGTGAACGCGCCGGCGAGCGAGTACCTGTACCTGGTGATCGCCTCGCCCGCCGGCTCGTACTTCACCGGCGGGATCAAGCCGGTGAGCGTGTGGCTGTCCACCGAGTACGTGCGGGCCGCCCCGGGCGGCACCGGCGCGGCGAAGTTCGCCGGCAACTACGCGGCGTCCTTCGTGGCGCAGTCGCAGGCCGTGGAGAAGGGCTGCGACCAGGTGGTGTGGCTCGACGCGGTGGAGCGCCGCTTCGTCGAGGAGATGGGCGGCATGAACCTGTTCTTCGTGTTCGGCTCGGGTTCGGATGCCCGGATCGTCACGCCGGAGCTGTCCGGTTCGCTGCTGCCCGGCGTCACGCGTGATTCGCTGCTCAAGCTGGCCGCGGACCACGGCCTCGGCATCGAGGAGCGCCGGATCTCCACCGACGAGTGGGAGAAGGCGGCCGCGTCCGGTGAGCTGACCGAGGTGTTCGCGTGCGGCACCGCGGCGGTCATCACGCCGGTCGGCCGGGTCAAGCACGCGGGCGGCGAGTTCACCATCGCGGGCGGCGAGCCCGGCGAGGTGACGATGAAGCTGCGCGCCGAGCTGACCGGCATCCAGGAGGGCACGCGCCCCGACCCGCACGGCTGGATGCACAAGCTGTCCTGA
- a CDS encoding ArsR/SmtB family transcription factor has translation MNDDVLNRLADLERRVAALESGARADGTGMVGYRGRTEEPLELEWEITVTPARALALDDGPRAEVLAALGNPARLAIVRALAARGSQPAAALQEAAGLGSTGQLYHHLKALTGAGIVEPDKRGSYRLPARATIPVLVLLTAAADVAGQLR, from the coding sequence GTGAACGACGACGTGCTCAACCGTCTGGCGGACCTGGAACGCCGGGTGGCCGCGCTGGAAAGCGGCGCCAGGGCGGACGGGACGGGGATGGTCGGTTACCGCGGCCGCACCGAGGAGCCCCTCGAACTCGAGTGGGAGATCACCGTGACCCCGGCCCGCGCGCTGGCCCTCGACGACGGTCCCCGCGCGGAAGTGCTGGCGGCGCTGGGCAATCCGGCGCGCCTGGCGATCGTGCGGGCGCTGGCCGCGCGCGGGTCGCAGCCTGCCGCCGCGCTGCAGGAGGCCGCCGGGCTCGGCTCGACCGGGCAGCTGTACCACCACCTCAAAGCGTTGACCGGCGCCGGGATCGTCGAGCCGGACAAGCGCGGCAGCTACCGGTTGCCCGCCCGCGCAACGATCCCCGTGCTCGTGTTGCTGACCGCGGCCGCCGACGTCGCCGGGCAACTGCGGTGA